The Pseudomonas fluorescens genome includes a window with the following:
- a CDS encoding protein-L-isoaspartate(D-aspartate) O-methyltransferase: MTSQRTRERLIQRLYEEGLSNAQVLEVIRRTPRHLFVDEALAHRAYEDTALPIGHNQTISQPYMVARMSELLLEAGPLDKVMEIGTGSGYQTAVLSQLVERVFSVERIKVLQDRAKERLVELNLRNVVFRWGDGWEGWPALAPYNGIIVTAVATDVPQALLDQLAPGGRLVIPVGAGEVQQLMLIVREEHGFSRHVLGAVRFVPLLNGPLA; the protein is encoded by the coding sequence ATGACCTCCCAGCGCACCCGTGAACGACTGATCCAGCGTCTCTACGAAGAAGGTCTCTCCAACGCCCAGGTGTTGGAGGTGATTCGCCGTACGCCGCGCCATCTGTTCGTCGATGAAGCCCTGGCCCATCGCGCCTATGAAGACACGGCGTTGCCGATCGGCCATAACCAGACCATTTCCCAGCCATACATGGTGGCCCGCATGAGCGAGTTGCTGCTGGAGGCGGGGCCGCTGGACAAGGTGATGGAGATCGGTACCGGCTCGGGTTACCAGACGGCGGTGCTGTCGCAACTGGTCGAGCGGGTGTTTTCCGTAGAGCGGATCAAGGTACTGCAGGATCGCGCCAAGGAACGCCTGGTTGAGTTGAACCTGCGCAACGTGGTGTTTCGCTGGGGAGATGGCTGGGAGGGGTGGCCGGCCCTGGCGCCGTACAACGGCATCATCGTGACCGCGGTGGCCACCGATGTACCCCAGGCCCTGCTGGATCAGCTTGCTCCCGGCGGGCGACTGGTCATTCCGGTGGGTGCCGGTGAAGTCCAGCAACTGATGCTGATCGTGCGTGAAGAACATGGTTTTTCACGGCACGTCCTGGGGGCGGTGCGGTTCGTGCCGTTACTCAATGGGCCGTTGGCCTGA
- the truD gene encoding tRNA pseudouridine(13) synthase TruD has translation MTELELLGPRAYGEPLGSAVLKATAEDFQVDEVLDIPLTGDGEHLWIWVEKRGLNTEEAARRIAKAAGVPLRTVSYAGLKDRQALTRQWFSIQLPGKADPDLSAAENDTLKILKTARHRRKLQRGAHSANGFTLRLTQFNGDTTAIDARLQQIVRQGIPNYFGAQRFGHDGGNVVDARAWAARKALPEQRNVRSRLLSTARSFLFNRVLAARVADGTWQQAQVGDLLAFTDSRSFFPAGEAECSDPRLAILDLHPTGPQWGEGPSPAAGATFELEQAIAAGEADLRDWLINAGMSHERRILRLPIGGLSWHYPQPDILQLEFVLPAGCFATVLVRELVELVPVGQTDSPCVF, from the coding sequence ATGACTGAACTGGAACTACTGGGCCCGCGTGCCTACGGCGAACCGCTGGGCAGTGCGGTACTCAAGGCCACCGCTGAAGATTTCCAGGTCGATGAAGTGCTCGACATCCCGTTGACCGGTGATGGCGAGCACTTGTGGATCTGGGTTGAAAAACGTGGTTTGAACACCGAAGAAGCCGCCCGGCGAATCGCCAAGGCTGCCGGCGTGCCGTTGCGCACTGTCAGCTACGCCGGGCTCAAGGACCGTCAGGCCCTGACCCGCCAGTGGTTCAGCATCCAATTGCCGGGCAAGGCCGATCCGGACCTGTCGGCGGCAGAGAACGACACGCTGAAAATTCTCAAGACCGCACGCCACAGGCGCAAGCTGCAACGCGGCGCGCACTCGGCCAATGGCTTTACCTTGCGGCTGACTCAATTCAACGGCGACACGACGGCGATCGATGCGCGGCTGCAACAGATTGTCCGCCAGGGCATCCCCAACTATTTTGGCGCCCAGCGCTTCGGCCATGACGGCGGCAATGTCGTCGATGCCCGGGCCTGGGCGGCGCGCAAGGCGTTGCCGGAACAGCGCAATGTACGCTCGCGGTTGTTGTCCACCGCCCGCAGCTTTCTGTTCAACCGGGTGTTGGCGGCGCGGGTTGCCGACGGCACCTGGCAGCAGGCCCAGGTTGGCGATTTGCTTGCCTTCACCGACAGCCGCAGTTTTTTCCCAGCCGGCGAGGCTGAGTGCAGCGACCCGCGCCTGGCCATTCTCGACTTGCACCCGACCGGGCCACAGTGGGGCGAGGGACCTTCGCCTGCCGCTGGCGCGACGTTCGAGTTGGAACAAGCCATCGCCGCGGGCGAAGCCGACCTGCGGGACTGGTTGATAAACGCGGGAATGAGTCACGAACGTCGCATCCTGCGACTGCCCATTGGCGGCCTGTCGTGGCATTATCCCCAGCCTGACATTCTGCAATTGGAATTCGTCCTGCCGGCCGGATGTTTCGCCACTGTCTTGGTGCGCGAACTCGTCGAATTGGTGCCGGTGGGGCAGACGGACAGCCCATGCGTATTCTGA
- the fdxA gene encoding ferredoxin FdxA, whose product MTFVVTDNCIKCKYTDCVEVCPVDCFYEGPNFLVIHPDECIDCALCEPECPANAIFSEDEVPAGMENFIELNAELADIWPNITEKKDALPDAEEWDGKTGKITDLER is encoded by the coding sequence ATGACCTTCGTCGTCACCGACAACTGCATCAAGTGCAAGTACACCGACTGCGTAGAAGTGTGTCCGGTGGACTGCTTTTACGAAGGGCCGAATTTCCTGGTCATTCACCCGGACGAGTGCATCGACTGCGCCCTGTGTGAACCGGAATGCCCGGCGAATGCCATTTTCTCGGAAGACGAAGTGCCGGCCGGCATGGAGAACTTCATCGAGCTGAACGCCGAACTGGCGGATATCTGGCCGAACATCACCGAGAAGAAAGACGCGCTGCCGGACGCCGAAGAGTGGGATGGCAAGACTGGCAAGATCACAGACCTGGAACGCTGA
- a CDS encoding DUF6124 family protein: protein MPKNTPNPPDDHVSRSQSANARKLDEAATRALDYYLKPKAGKETSDTLDTLFIIAPNIDAECLLANLSETLASANAMVSDLAFDLEGSRRHIALGVQQMIELGQLLANRALDVVEPR, encoded by the coding sequence ATGCCGAAGAACACTCCAAATCCCCCAGACGATCACGTCTCCCGCAGCCAATCGGCCAATGCCAGGAAACTCGACGAAGCCGCCACCCGCGCCTTGGACTATTACCTCAAGCCCAAAGCCGGCAAAGAAACATCCGACACACTCGATACCCTTTTCATCATCGCCCCTAACATCGACGCCGAATGCCTGCTCGCCAACCTCAGCGAAACCCTGGCCTCAGCCAATGCGATGGTCAGCGATCTGGCATTCGACCTGGAGGGCTCACGACGACATATCGCGTTGGGGGTTCAGCAGATGATTGAGCTGGGGCAGTTGTTGGCGAATCGGGCGTTGGATGTGGTTGAGCCGAGGTAG
- the fghA gene encoding S-formylglutathione hydrolase, with protein MSLENISCQKSFDGWHKRYRHRSDVLGCDMVFAVYLPPQAEQGGKLPVLYWLSGLTCTDENFMQKAGAQRMAAELGLIIVAPDTSPRGADVPGDPDGAWDFGLGAGFYLNATQDPWARHYRMHDYVVQELPALVEAHFPASDKRGISGHSMGGHGALVCALRNPGRYRSVSAFSPINNPMDCPWGQKAFSRYLGEDRSKWREWDACALIAEAQEKLPLLVDQGDRDDFLANQLKPEALQQAAKAADHPLELRLQPGYDHSYFFIASFIDDHLQHHARALNV; from the coding sequence ATGAGCCTGGAAAACATTTCTTGCCAGAAAAGCTTCGACGGCTGGCACAAACGTTACCGGCACCGTTCCGACGTGCTCGGTTGTGACATGGTGTTTGCCGTGTACCTACCGCCGCAAGCGGAGCAGGGCGGCAAGTTGCCTGTTCTGTACTGGTTGTCCGGGTTGACCTGCACCGACGAGAACTTCATGCAAAAGGCCGGTGCCCAGCGCATGGCCGCCGAGTTGGGCCTGATCATCGTTGCGCCGGACACCAGCCCCCGTGGCGCCGACGTGCCGGGCGATCCGGACGGCGCCTGGGACTTCGGCCTGGGGGCGGGTTTTTATCTGAACGCCACGCAGGATCCGTGGGCGCGGCACTATCGGATGCATGACTACGTGGTGCAGGAATTGCCGGCGCTGGTCGAAGCGCATTTCCCGGCTTCTGACAAACGTGGCATCAGTGGCCACTCCATGGGCGGCCACGGTGCGCTGGTCTGCGCCTTGCGCAACCCGGGGCGTTACCGTTCGGTGTCGGCCTTTTCGCCGATCAACAATCCGATGGATTGTCCATGGGGCCAGAAGGCTTTCTCTCGTTACCTGGGGGAAGACCGCTCGAAATGGCGTGAATGGGATGCCTGTGCGTTGATTGCCGAGGCGCAGGAGAAGCTGCCATTGCTGGTGGACCAGGGCGATCGTGATGATTTCCTGGCCAACCAGCTCAAGCCCGAAGCCCTGCAACAGGCGGCCAAGGCTGCTGATCATCCATTGGAATTGCGCCTGCAACCGGGCTACGACCACAGCTACTTCTTCATCGCCAGCTTCATCGACGACCACTTGCAGCATCATGCGCGCGCTCTAAACGTCTAA
- the surE gene encoding 5'/3'-nucleotidase SurE — protein MRILISNDDGVTAPGLAALYAALADFAECVVIAPDQDKSGASSSLTLDRPLHPCYLDNGFISLNGTPTDCVHLGLNGLLEREPDMVVSGINLGANLGDDVLYSGTVAAALEGRFLDKPSFAFSFVSRQVDNLPTAAYFARKLIEAHGELELPPRTVLNVNIPNLPLDHIRGIQLTRLGHRARAAKPMHVVDPRGKAGYWIAAAGDAEDGGPGTDFHAVMQGYVSITPLQLDRTFNDAFRNLDGWLEGLR, from the coding sequence ATGCGTATTCTGATTTCTAACGACGACGGGGTGACAGCACCCGGTCTTGCCGCGCTTTATGCTGCGCTGGCGGATTTTGCCGAGTGCGTGGTCATCGCCCCGGACCAGGACAAAAGCGGCGCCAGCAGCTCGCTGACGCTCGACCGTCCGTTGCACCCCTGCTATCTGGATAACGGTTTCATCAGCCTCAATGGTACGCCGACCGATTGCGTGCACCTGGGCCTCAACGGCTTGCTGGAGCGTGAGCCGGACATGGTGGTGTCAGGTATCAACCTGGGCGCCAACCTGGGGGACGACGTGCTTTATTCCGGCACGGTTGCCGCCGCCCTGGAAGGTCGTTTCCTGGACAAGCCATCGTTTGCCTTTTCGTTTGTTTCGCGGCAGGTCGATAACTTGCCGACCGCCGCCTATTTCGCCCGTAAACTGATCGAAGCCCACGGCGAGTTGGAGCTGCCGCCACGCACGGTGCTGAACGTGAATATCCCCAACCTGCCGCTCGATCACATCCGTGGCATCCAGCTCACTCGCCTGGGCCACCGTGCCCGGGCCGCCAAACCGATGCATGTCGTCGACCCGCGCGGCAAGGCCGGTTACTGGATCGCCGCCGCCGGTGATGCCGAAGACGGTGGGCCGGGCACTGATTTCCATGCGGTGATGCAAGGTTATGTCTCGATCACGCCGTTGCAGTTGGACCGTACCTTCAACGACGCCTTTCGAAATCTCGATGGCTGGCTGGAGGGGCTGCGCTGA
- the rpoS gene encoding RNA polymerase sigma factor RpoS, producing MALSKEVPEFDIDDEVLLMETGIAMDSMSNDEGATPPSVRAKSKHSASLKQHKYIDYTRALDATQLYLNEIGFSPLLSPEEEVHFARLSQSGDPAGRKRMIESNLRLVVKIARRYVNRGLSLLDLIEEGNLGLIRAVEKFDPERGFRFSTYATWWIRQTIERAIMNQTRTIRLPIHVVKELNVYLRAARELTQKLDHEPSPEEIANLLEKPVGEVKRMLGLNERVSSVDVSLGPDSDKTLLDTLTDDRPTDPCELLQDDDLSQSIDQWLSELTDKQREVVIRRFGLRGHESSTLEDVGLEIGLTRERVRQIQVEGLKRLREILEKNGLSSESLFQ from the coding sequence ATGGCTCTCAGTAAAGAAGTGCCGGAGTTTGACATCGACGATGAGGTTCTCCTTATGGAGACCGGCATCGCTATGGATTCGATGTCGAATGATGAAGGGGCGACTCCACCTTCCGTTCGTGCCAAATCCAAACACTCCGCTTCGCTTAAACAACATAAGTACATCGATTACACCCGGGCGCTGGACGCCACTCAGCTGTACCTCAACGAAATCGGTTTTTCGCCACTGCTCTCCCCCGAGGAAGAAGTTCATTTTGCGCGACTGTCGCAAAGTGGCGACCCGGCCGGTCGAAAACGCATGATTGAAAGCAATCTGCGACTGGTGGTGAAAATCGCCCGACGCTACGTCAATCGTGGGCTTTCGCTGCTGGACCTGATCGAAGAGGGCAACCTGGGCCTGATTCGCGCCGTCGAAAAATTCGACCCCGAGCGCGGCTTCCGTTTCTCGACCTACGCCACCTGGTGGATCCGCCAGACCATCGAACGGGCGATCATGAACCAGACCCGGACCATCCGGTTGCCGATTCATGTGGTCAAGGAACTGAACGTCTACCTGCGGGCCGCCCGTGAGTTGACCCAAAAACTCGACCATGAACCTTCACCCGAAGAAATCGCCAACTTGCTGGAAAAACCGGTAGGTGAGGTCAAGCGCATGCTTGGGCTCAACGAGCGTGTCTCTTCGGTAGATGTCTCGCTGGGGCCGGACTCGGATAAGACCCTGCTGGATACCCTGACCGACGATCGTCCGACCGATCCGTGCGAGTTGCTCCAGGACGATGACTTGTCCCAGAGCATTGACCAGTGGCTTTCGGAACTTACGGACAAGCAACGGGAAGTGGTGATTCGCCGCTTCGGCTTGCGCGGTCACGAAAGCAGCACGCTTGAAGATGTAGGCCTGGAGATTGGTTTGACCCGTGAGCGGGTCAGGCAGATCCAGGTGGAGGGCCTCAAGCGCCTCCGGGAGATCCTGGAGAAGAATGGCCTGTCGAGTGAGTCGCTGTTTCAATAA
- a CDS encoding peptidoglycan DD-metalloendopeptidase family protein: MSLTVIAQRMGITSFQRLVTGLVLSTLLVGCSSTPSSNVRVVDRNSATPQRPTVTTGQYVVRRGDTLFSIAFRYGWDYKALAARNNIPAPYTIHPGQTIRFDGRSGSTPTAVVTQSGSTPSSSSKTTVIRRPTGAGTAVVPSVASKPAPAPMPPAGPAPTGWGWPSNGVLIGKFSSNGSLNKGIDIAGDLGQPVLAASDGTVVYAGSGLRGYGELVIIKHSDTYVSAYGHNRRLLVREGQQVKVGQTIAEMGSTGTDRVKLHFEIRRQGKPVDPLQFLPRR; encoded by the coding sequence GTGAGTCTCACAGTCATTGCGCAGCGTATGGGTATCACGAGCTTTCAGCGCCTGGTGACTGGCCTCGTCTTGAGCACTTTGCTGGTCGGATGTTCCAGTACGCCGTCGAGTAATGTCCGGGTTGTCGATCGCAACAGTGCAACACCGCAACGTCCTACAGTAACGACCGGCCAATATGTAGTCCGTCGCGGCGATACGCTGTTTTCCATCGCTTTCCGCTACGGCTGGGACTACAAAGCCCTCGCGGCGCGCAACAACATTCCTGCGCCTTATACGATTCACCCCGGTCAGACGATTCGCTTCGATGGCCGTAGCGGTTCAACGCCTACCGCGGTGGTTACGCAGTCGGGTTCGACGCCTTCTTCGTCGAGCAAGACCACGGTCATTCGCCGGCCGACGGGGGCTGGGACGGCGGTAGTACCGTCCGTCGCGAGCAAACCAGCCCCTGCTCCGATGCCTCCCGCAGGCCCCGCCCCGACCGGCTGGGGATGGCCTTCTAATGGCGTTCTCATTGGAAAATTCTCTTCAAACGGTAGTTTGAATAAAGGAATTGATATCGCCGGGGATTTGGGACAGCCTGTTTTAGCCGCGTCTGATGGCACGGTTGTGTACGCCGGGAGTGGTTTAAGGGGCTACGGCGAACTCGTGATCATCAAACACAGCGATACCTACGTCAGTGCCTACGGTCACAACCGCAGGCTGTTGGTTCGGGAGGGGCAGCAGGTCAAAGTCGGACAGACAATTGCCGAAATGGGATCAACGGGAACAGACCGGGTGAAACTGCATTTTGAGATTCGCCGGCAAGGTAAACCAGTCGATCCGCTGCAATTCCTGCCTCGGCGTTGA
- the mutS gene encoding DNA mismatch repair protein MutS, giving the protein MNTAVNDLSSHTPMMQQYWRLKNQHPDQLMFYRMGDFYEIFYEDAKKAAKLLDITLTARGQSAGMAIPMCGIPYHAAEGYLAKLVKLGESVVICEQVGDPATSKGPVERQVVRIITPGTVSDEALLDERRDNLIAAVLGDERLFGLAVLDITSGNFSVLEIKGWENLLAELERVNPVELLIPDDWPKDLPAEKRRGVRRRAPWDFERDSALKSLCQQFSTQDLKGFGCENLTLAIGAAGCLLAYAKETQRTALPHLRSLRHERLDDTVVLDGASRRNLELDTNLAGGRDNTLQSVVDRCQTAMGSRLLTRWLNRPLRDLTVLLARQSSITCLLDRYRFEQLQPQLKEIGDIERILARIGLRNARPRDLARLRDALGALPELQVAMTGLEAPHLQQLARTTSTYPELAALLEKAIIDNPPAVIRDGGVLKTGYDAELDELQALSENAGQFLIDLEAREKARTGLANLKVGYNRIHGYFIELPSKQAEQAPADYVRRQTLKGAERFITPELKAFEDKALSAKSRALAREKMLYEALLEDLISQLPPLQDTAGALAELDVLSNLAERALNLDLNCPRFVSEPCMRISQGRHPVVEQVLTTPFVANDLSLDDNTRMLVITGPNMGGKSTYMRQTALIVLLAHIGSFVPAASCELSLVDRIFTRIGSSDDLAGGRSTFMVEMSETANILHNATERSLVLMDEVGRGTSTFDGLSLAWAAAERLAHLRAYTLFATHYFELTVLPESQPLVANVHLNATEHNERIVFLHHVLPGPASQSYGLAVAQLAGVPSEVITRAREHLSRLETTSLPHEAPRPTKGKPTAPQQSDLFASLPHPVLDELAKLDLDDLTPRRALDLLYTLKTRI; this is encoded by the coding sequence ATGAATACCGCCGTTAACGACCTGTCCTCCCACACGCCGATGATGCAGCAATACTGGCGCCTGAAGAACCAGCACCCCGACCAGCTGATGTTCTACCGCATGGGCGACTTCTACGAGATCTTCTACGAGGATGCGAAGAAGGCAGCCAAGTTGTTGGACATCACCCTGACGGCACGTGGGCAATCGGCAGGCATGGCGATTCCGATGTGTGGGATTCCTTACCACGCGGCGGAAGGTTACCTGGCGAAGCTGGTCAAGCTCGGCGAATCCGTGGTGATTTGCGAGCAAGTCGGCGACCCGGCCACCAGCAAGGGCCCCGTGGAACGCCAAGTCGTGCGGATCATCACCCCGGGTACAGTCAGTGACGAGGCCTTGCTGGACGAACGCCGGGACAACCTGATCGCCGCAGTGCTTGGGGATGAACGCCTGTTCGGCCTGGCGGTGCTGGACATCACCAGTGGCAATTTCTCGGTACTGGAAATCAAGGGCTGGGAAAACCTGCTGGCGGAGCTGGAGCGGGTCAATCCGGTGGAGCTGTTGATCCCGGACGACTGGCCAAAGGACCTGCCGGCAGAAAAACGCCGTGGCGTGCGTCGTCGGGCGCCGTGGGATTTCGAGCGCGACTCGGCGCTGAAAAGTCTCTGCCAGCAGTTTTCCACCCAGGACCTCAAGGGCTTCGGTTGCGAGAACCTGACCCTGGCCATTGGCGCGGCTGGTTGCCTGCTGGCCTACGCCAAGGAAACCCAGCGCACCGCCCTGCCCCACTTGCGCAGCCTGCGTCACGAGCGTCTGGATGACACCGTGGTGCTGGACGGCGCGAGCCGACGCAACCTGGAGCTGGACACCAACCTGGCCGGCGGGCGCGACAATACCCTGCAATCGGTGGTCGACCGCTGCCAGACCGCCATGGGCAGCCGCCTGCTGACTCGCTGGTTGAATCGGCCGCTGCGGGACCTGACCGTGCTGTTGGCGCGCCAGTCCTCCATTACCTGCCTGCTGGATCGTTATCGCTTCGAGCAGTTGCAACCGCAGCTCAAGGAAATCGGTGATATCGAGCGAATCCTCGCCCGTATCGGCCTGCGCAACGCCCGTCCCCGTGACCTGGCGCGTTTGCGCGATGCTCTCGGCGCGTTGCCTGAACTGCAGGTGGCGATGACCGGCCTCGAAGCGCCGCACCTGCAACAACTGGCACGCACCACCAGCACCTACCCGGAACTGGCCGCGCTGCTGGAAAAAGCCATTATCGACAACCCGCCGGCGGTGATCCGTGACGGTGGTGTGCTGAAAACCGGCTACGACGCCGAACTCGACGAATTACAAGCGCTGAGCGAGAACGCCGGCCAGTTCCTGATCGACCTCGAAGCCCGGGAAAAAGCCCGTACCGGCCTGGCCAACCTGAAGGTTGGTTACAACCGTATCCACGGCTACTTCATCGAGCTGCCGAGCAAGCAGGCCGAACAGGCCCCGGCCGATTATGTTCGCCGCCAGACCCTCAAGGGTGCCGAGCGGTTCATTACCCCGGAACTCAAGGCGTTCGAAGACAAGGCGCTGTCGGCCAAGAGCCGCGCCCTGGCCCGGGAAAAGATGCTCTATGAAGCGTTGCTCGAGGATCTGATCAGCCAATTGCCGCCGTTACAGGACACCGCCGGTGCCCTGGCGGAACTGGACGTGCTGAGCAACCTGGCCGAGCGCGCGCTGAACCTGGACCTCAACTGCCCGCGCTTCGTCAGCGAGCCGTGCATGCGCATCAGCCAGGGTCGCCACCCAGTGGTCGAGCAAGTACTGACCACGCCGTTCGTGGCCAACGACCTGAGCCTGGACGACAACACCCGCATGCTGGTGATCACCGGTCCGAACATGGGCGGTAAATCCACCTACATGCGCCAAACCGCGTTGATCGTGCTGCTGGCCCACATCGGTAGTTTCGTCCCGGCGGCCAGTTGCGAATTATCCCTGGTGGACCGGATTTTCACCCGGATCGGCTCCAGCGACGACCTGGCCGGCGGGCGTTCGACCTTCATGGTGGAAATGAGCGAAACCGCAAACATCCTGCACAACGCCACCGAACGCAGCCTGGTGCTGATGGACGAAGTCGGACGCGGCACCAGTACCTTCGACGGCTTGTCCCTGGCCTGGGCGGCGGCCGAGCGCCTCGCGCACCTGCGGGCCTACACGCTGTTCGCCACCCATTACTTCGAACTCACCGTGTTGCCGGAAAGCCAGCCGCTGGTGGCCAACGTTCACCTCAATGCCACCGAGCACAACGAGCGCATCGTCTTCCTGCACCACGTGCTGCCCGGCCCGGCCAGCCAGAGCTACGGCTTGGCGGTGGCGCAACTGGCTGGCGTGCCAAGTGAAGTCATTACCCGTGCCCGCGAGCACCTGAGCCGCCTGGAAACCACCAGCCTGCCCCACGAAGCGCCGCGCCCGACCAAAGGCAAACCGACCGCACCGCAGCAAAGCGACCTGTTCGCCAGCCTGCCGCATCCGGTACTCGATGAACTGGCCAAGCTCGATCTGGACGACCTGACACCTCGTCGGGCACTGGATTTACTCTATACATTGAAGACACGGATCTAA
- the ispF gene encoding 2-C-methyl-D-erythritol 2,4-cyclodiphosphate synthase, producing MRIGHGYDVHRFAEGDFITLGGVRIAHGFGLLAHSDGDVLLHALSDALLGAAALGDIGKHFPDTDPQFKGADSRALLRHVVSLIHAKGWKVGNVDNTIVAQAPKMAPHIEAMRQLIAEDLQVELDQVNVKATTTEKLGFVGREEGIAVHSVALLLRP from the coding sequence ATGCGTATTGGCCACGGCTACGATGTTCACCGTTTCGCTGAAGGCGACTTCATTACTCTGGGCGGCGTGCGGATCGCACACGGCTTCGGGCTGCTCGCGCATTCTGACGGTGATGTCCTGCTGCATGCCTTGAGCGATGCACTGCTCGGCGCCGCGGCCCTGGGTGACATCGGCAAGCACTTCCCCGACACCGACCCGCAATTCAAGGGCGCCGACAGCCGTGCGCTACTGCGTCATGTGGTTTCACTGATCCACGCCAAGGGCTGGAAAGTCGGCAATGTCGATAACACCATCGTTGCCCAGGCCCCCAAGATGGCGCCGCACATCGAAGCGATGCGCCAGCTGATTGCCGAGGATCTTCAAGTTGAGTTGGACCAAGTGAACGTGAAAGCCACCACCACCGAGAAGCTTGGTTTCGTCGGTCGCGAAGAAGGCATTGCCGTCCACTCCGTCGCCTTGTTGCTGCGCCCATGA
- a CDS encoding LexA family transcriptional regulator yields the protein MQKRNVSTVLRALLDQHGISPTELHRRTGVPQSTLSRILSGKIVDPSDKHISKIAEYFAVSTDQLRGRADVVPAGNARRDEPHSELKDISLWDDETPVEEDEVSVPFLREVELAAGSGRFVIEESERSSLRFGKRSLRHNGVQFDQAKCVTVRGNSMLPVLRDGATVGVNAGKCGIGDIVDGDLYAINHNGQLRVKQLYRLPTGIRLRSFNRDEHPDEDYTFQEMQDEQIVILGHVFWWGMYAR from the coding sequence ATGCAAAAACGCAACGTTTCTACCGTATTAAGAGCATTGCTCGATCAGCACGGGATCTCCCCCACGGAGCTTCACCGGCGTACCGGCGTGCCTCAGTCCACTCTCTCGCGGATCCTCAGCGGCAAGATTGTCGATCCTTCGGATAAACACATCTCGAAGATCGCCGAATATTTTGCCGTGAGCACCGACCAGTTGCGCGGGCGCGCGGACGTTGTGCCTGCTGGCAACGCTCGCCGCGATGAGCCGCATTCCGAACTCAAGGACATAAGCCTGTGGGACGACGAAACACCCGTCGAAGAAGACGAAGTGTCGGTCCCTTTTCTGCGCGAGGTTGAATTGGCTGCTGGATCAGGAAGATTCGTCATCGAGGAAAGCGAACGCTCAAGCCTGCGCTTTGGCAAGCGCAGCCTGCGGCATAACGGCGTGCAGTTCGACCAGGCCAAGTGCGTGACGGTGCGCGGCAACAGTATGTTGCCGGTGCTGCGCGACGGTGCCACGGTCGGGGTGAACGCAGGCAAATGCGGGATTGGCGACATCGTCGACGGTGACCTCTACGCCATCAACCACAACGGCCAACTGCGGGTGAAGCAGCTTTATCGCCTGCCCACCGGCATCCGCCTGCGCAGCTTCAACCGCGATGAGCATCCGGACGAGGACTACACGTTCCAGGAAATGCAGGACGAGCAAATCGTCATCCTCGGCCACGTCTTCTGGTGGGGCATGTACGCCCGTTAA